aaatcttctattcatttttttacttctaaAGCTGTAATCACCTTCTATCTACGATAAGCAATTGTTTGCTGATCAGAGTTGTTGTATGAAAGTTGGCAATCTTTGTGTtgaaaaacttatttattttgtttaaaacagCCGTAACAGTTTCTTATGTAATGCTTTTGTTGTGTAATATAGTGGAATTAAGATATGGCTTCAAATATATCATAACGATCatataatattaaattttttaatttttaatcactCCCTGaatagccttttttttgtaacgggAGCTTATTTTAGAAGAGATTCAATGCATGATAGGCATTTGGATACAGTTGAAAATACGTTTGCCAGTCTCCACTTGAGTGTGCTTCTGTAATTGCTTGAATTATACAAACGTGATAAGCTGTTTCGTTTGAATTGTTTGGAAACATAACCAGAGTTTTGAGAATGATTATCCAAAACTTATTCACCTATTGTTATTATCTGTAATGAATGTTTACTTGGAAAATGcatattttcatacaaaaagtatatttgGCTCTTGAGATCCTGAGCTCTTTTAACTATAGACATTATTAGCtacttatttacttacttatcaggcgctacaaccgctttgcggtcttggcctgccgcagcagagtccggaaccgctcacggtcccgcgccgtcgtccgtcaATTCGCTATCACGGTCTTGATGAcagatgattccacgccatcttcccacctcaatttgggcctaccacgcctcctcggCCCGAGTGGACGGACGggtaaaaggactttctgagctgtgtcgtccggtgccatgcgtataacatggccagcccatcggagcctggcgagcctaattcgctgctcaacggtgaggtcgtcatacagttcgtacagctcgtcgttgcaGCGGCTcttccattgtccttccacacatacggggccaacgatccttttgAGCATCATTATTCTGACATTATTAGCTATGAAAgcacaaacaataacaaatagaagaagtttttaaaattttcaactaTCTTTTAGTAGTTAAGGCAACAACTAGCTGCATCTTTCTTGAAATGTTCATGCAAACATGATGAactgaacaaaaataataatctttcTTATCCGGGAAAATTCAAACTCGTCAAGGAAGTAAGGATGTATTTTTGGCCATTGAAACGAAGGTTAAATAGataacaattgaaaaaaatccattttgtaGTGCGTATCGTCCCATTTGAAACTGCTCGACTTTTTCTTTCGAGTAGATTCGTTCGATCAGTGTAAACTGTCAAAcggtttgtttatatttttttcgtgGCAGTCAACCGAATTTAGCGTTTGTAAACAAAGCACGCGAATCGTGGATGCTGAGAAGCGAAGTAGGAAATTTAACCATTTAATAGGTAAGATTGCAATAAAACTACTGTCTGATTGTCGAGCAATGGTGAAGTAATTGATCTTTGTTTGATTCTAGATTTTCGTAGTAACTAAAACCGCTGGAGGTACGCTATGTCACCAAGAACGGAAAGTTGCACGATGTGTGGTACACAGGAAACAACCAAATGGCACATTCTGGGCCAGAAATCCCTTTGTGATGATTGTCACGATGTTCAGATTAATCCTCCATATGAACCGCCTAATGAAGGGTCCCCCGAAAGGTTGACTACGGAAATCAAACCAGAGCAGGAGCATCAAGAACAGACGCACGATGAATATATGGCAATAGCGAATGATACGCTCCCCTGCACTCCgaagaaaatggaagcaaaGAAACCACACTCCGGCGACGAAAATGTAGACGTAGAGCTGGGTGCAGATGAGCAGGACGAAATGCATGAAAACCTCCAAGCCCTTAGCATGTTTTCACCACGGCGCTTGCGACATCGTGTTTGCCCAGTTCGTGAACCGGTACGGCGTGGATCGAAAAAGAATGGCAGCCGTGCCTGCCAAGGTTCGCGTTCCAAATCGAGACGAACGTTCATGAAAAAGGTGCCAATTAAATCGCCCCAGGAAATAGCATCGACCAAAACCGTTTCGAAGGTGCAGGACGACAACACCTGGTACCAGCTGGGAGACATTGTTTCGATAGTAGATACACAGGATAACACGTATTACGCTCAAATACGTGGCCTGCTGGTTGACGCATATAATGAGAAAAGTGCAGTTATAACATGGTTACTTCCTACCACGGCCAGCCCACCACCGAACGAAGCATTTGATCCGGCAACCTATCTGGCAGGACCGGATGAGGATTTACCGCGACGGCTTACGTACATGAATTTTGTCATGCACGCTCCGAGCAATTACTACTCGGATCGTAACAATCCTTACCCGCGTCCGGAACGATTTGGGCCATCGAACACAACCCAGTCCGATAACCGCAATTATGTGTGGGCCAGCATCAGTCGTAACAGATGATTGTGATTCGTACAGTTTGGAGATAGGAATTTAAcgtattattaaaattaaataaatgaataatcgtaaaacgttttcttttaaaaggtACAATAACATCCCTCCCCTCCCATTTTCCATTCaacaaaatttattcaaaattcgTAGCCGGTAATATATAATTAACAAACGCATTCTCTCGCATGTCGAAGCGAATGTTGAGCGCCTGTTCGTGTCGTATATTAGCCGTCATTATCATATCGTAAAAATTGATCGTTTCAAACAGTGCCGCTAGCTTCTTCGTATCCACTCGACAGCTCGCCTCGGACATATTCGTCAGTTGGTCCTGCGCCTCGTGACCAACCGGTGGTTTACGTGCCGGAACACACTTGAGATTGCGATAATGGCTCGCAACGGTCACCACTTCCGTTTCCACCACGAGCGACAGTTCATCGTTCAGTGTGGCGTACAGTGTCACTGTCGGAgcgagatttttctttttatccaGTAGTGTGCGTAACGATTTTGCCGATGGCATAGCGATCGATAGATCATATTCAACCTCACTCGGAATATCGTACTGATTCCACTCACTACGCGGTACCACCGTGACGGGAATGGCATGCTGTATCTTTGGCGTTAGAACCTCCTGCTCATTGCTGATTGTAGCGGACATTTCCACCGCCAGACAAGGCATGTGCGTTTTGATAAGCTTCAGCTTAATGTAGTCAACCGGATTGTTACGCACGTAGGAAAGTGCCCGTAAGAAGCTGGCCGCCAGACAAGTCATGTAGATCTGGTTGTATTCACTGTCGATACCGTCCATCAGGTACTCGGAGAAGAAACCATCCCGCAGAGACGCATCGATCTCGCACCAGAGATGCTGTCCATCGTACGCTTCGGATTCGATCTGTAGAATCAGCTTGCTCGGCTGTACATTGATGATGATATTCTTCTGCATTCGCGAGAAGGTACCAATTACGTTGAGAAATTCCTTGATGTTGATGCTATCGTTCATCACGGCACGGAACTTCATGTTGGCTGGAATTACTATAAGCTTTTCATCGATGAAAcggttttgtatttatttttgtaaataaacggCAATTGCCGCCGGCTTTGTTGACGTTTCGTTATTGTAAAATTGACAAAGGTATATATAGGCAAtaagttttgaattttcttgaCCCAAGTAGAAAATGCTCAAAGATTGGTTTGGAGACTTAGAACCCTAAAGCACGAGCCATGAGAACTTTCAAAATGTGAATTATAGGTTTTGGTGattgtttgtgaaattttctcacTTTGAAATCACTTTTTGAAAACTTGATGTACATACAAGCTTTTTAGCAAAACATACATGCAATTAGAAGCTGTTTCCACATTTCAAATCCAACAATAATGTTCGAAACTGAATGCAACAAAAGGCAGCCTATCCGGTAGCTGAGTTGGTAGGGATGCCCTCTAAGGCAGCAATCTAAGAAAGATTTCAAAAACAATGTTTCAGGTTATCATGAGTTGTTCCAGGACGTTCGGGATTTGCGTCTTGATAAATGTAAGACTCAATCGCGACACGTGTCCTACGGCTGTTACTAGCCGAAAGATAGGCAATTTGATTATTACTCATTGGGTCAAGGATTACACGTATAGAAATCTAAGGCTTATACATTGTTAACCTAACACTGAAGCTTAAAACCTGTACCCATGTCAGATAGAGGAAAAATGcagagagatttttttttacattttactcCAAGTTGACGGTTCTTTGCCGTATGGTACACGGGAGAAAATTTCGTCGACTGATGTTGGATTCTATCGGGCAGTATGAgcttttgacaaaaaaaaaaaatgccctcCGCTTGGGTGATAACACATTTATCAGATTTTGTATtccgattttaaaatttgaacagaaaaactgtttttcaTGAATATGTGCGCTctaaaaatcacaaaagacCAATTACATGCTTTTATTAGCTATTTGCAATCAATCCGGCACAAAAAAACGCCTTTTATTCTACATGACAGATATTTGCCACAGAAAATCAAATCGAAATTGTGCATGCTGAATTCCGATTTTCTAACCGGCATCTATATGTCAAACCCGCTTTGAAGGATAAATGCCGAAGCCGTTGACAGCGTTTTCCATCGTGTGATAAGTCCCTGGTAGAGTCCCTGGTGGGTAGCGACATTTCGACTActatttctttctccctcCCTGTTCCATGATTATCCTTTCCTTCCAAGTTCACGGCCTGTTTGCCGTTCGTCCAACCCTTCGTATCAATCCTTCCTTCCCTCAGGACTTGACTATGTTGGTTCGTGCAATACGTTGCGTTAGTCCTCCTCTTTGGTCCGCGACCTTTCCCCTTTCTTCCTATTACATTCTTGAATTCCCGAAGTAGGCTGTACCGTTAAGGCCCCGAGTcacgggaaatttcaaactgttgaaatcgatgcgaaactgtcagaaaatttcaaatttccgATTTCAGTCTTTTCTATATTGCCCCATGGAGGAAGCTTGTGTATGCGACAGGCtctcaaaaagcgatttcaaagcgagaaaatttcacaaacactcatgaacacctgaaattttgattttgaaatctctagTGGCCCGGGGTCTTTACATCCCTGTCACTTGAACCGGTTTTGAAATCGCTTGTGGTCCGAGGCTTTCACAAATTACAAAAACTCTCCACACTTGCCTGTTTCTTGAATGGTCCTTGGGCCTATTATTTGTTGAATACCACCATTTTGTAGAGCCTAGCAATCTTGGTTGACAAGGTTCCTGTCGAGTGGAAAAACAAGGTTGCATCACGTAGAATGATTTTGctcaaagagaaaaagagaagggCGAACTAACATTGACAGTTGCAAAGCACCCTCCATTAAAAGATTTTCGCTAAAAAAATACCAATTTCGGTGCAAATTAGTGTAGAAACCGTGATCTCCAAATTCGCTTCGTGTGAATCAGTTGGAAAATGctaaatttctttgatttcaaTGTAAAACCAATTCTTTTCTCGAGCATTCACAAATATggctgacagctgtcaaacagTCAATATGACAGATATTCAAGGAAGAGCCGAGTCCCATCGCAGTTGCAAGTACCTTGGTGGATGCTTCACACATATTCCGTGCACGGCATCGAGTTGGAAGTGCGTTTCGTTATCTTGCATCGGAAGTGATCAATCACGGTGGTGTGCTGAGTCAGCGTGTccgaaaagaaaactatcGGTTTCCAGCGTTTTTCCGCccccggtcgaactagtacgCGGCTTTTGTTTTCCGCACGGTACAGCGCAattgggtgtatgtgtgccgaAGCAAAGCCCTTCTCGTCCGTGCTGTGCGTGTGCCCGTGATGTGATGTCCATCGGCTAACTCCACGACAAAGAGAAGTAAAAAAGGTTCGCGTTGCAGCGCTGATTGTAGCAATAATTGAGTTTTGCAGTGCTTCAAGTGCTTTATgtctgctgtgtgtttgtgtgattgtgtgtgtgtacgtgtgtggcTGTTGGCTGTATCTCTGCGTGCCAGGAAAACAGTCACCAAGAACGGCGCTACGGTCTGCGGCATTCAGCCGTCAGATGGTGTATTGTGAAAATGCAAGAGAAACAAAGTCGTATACGCGAATCATCTACTTTAATGCCGAACCGTGTACGGGCTGGAAGCCAGGCggacatattattgttattattacgCCCCATGATGATAGTTTCTCCAGCGCTCCCGTACCACGTATGGCGCGGGCGCTGACGAATGCGTATCGGACAAATACCGTCCTGGTCATCTTCTTTCAGTCTGTGCTATGTTGGCATTCTGACCCCTAGAACCATCAGAGCGTTCCAGCTCTGTCCAGTTCCCAAGGGTTTGCTACCATTGCTCCGAGAAGCAATCTACAGTGTGAATCGTTTCCGTGTACCCCGTAACATGTCGGGGACATTTTCCAGAACAACGCGCGTGATCCACACAACAGTCTCGGGAGCAGACAGAACGCCTGCCTCCGGTTCCGAGATTGTTCCGTGTCAAATGCCACTGATTGATCGATCGGTCTAGTCGCGGCTGGTGCGGTGGCCTAGGCCTGCTGCTTTTTCGCTTGCTCTTCGGCAAATCACACCGTCACGACACCAGATAGTGTCGCAGTCTCATTCTACGCTGACAAGCTCCGATCCGTTTGCAGaataaaatgataattatCCTCAAGCTCTTCGCACGGCACAGATTCGTGTCTTTTCTCAGTGTCTTCTTCGTGGGCGCCACCTTTCGCCAGTTGCGAATCAAACCAATTGAGCCTTGCGTTAAAAAAATCCCCACTGTCAGGGCAAGTATCGGGATGCAAGAAGCGCCGAACGAACCATGCAGGACCATGCAGCTCTCGCTTATCTAAAAGACCGCTCCCGCTGGGGCATGGGGCAGCAAAGAGGAGATAAGGAACGGGTGATGGTGGTCAggccaccacaacaacaaggGTTGAACTGATTTGATGTTTCTACTGCCGCTACTGGGCTGTCGCCCCCCCCAACCCAACGCAATGTGTGTTGTTATCTACGGTAGTGTCCCTTTCGGTGCACCCGTATCTTGTTCGTGGTGTGTATAATTTCGCACACGTGTACGCAGAATCGCTTTCGAGCGACCGAATGCATTGAGAAACCGCACAGCCAGAGTTTTGTCTCCGGCTCTTAGTTCTTTTTCGCGGTGATACGGCGGTGATGATAGAAAATTACGATCCGGTTccggttttttgtgtgtgctggaACGTTGTTCAGAGATAGAATTTAGGAAGGTTCTTGAGTGAGCTAGTGCGTTTGCGTGCATTCAGTTTGTGAGTGAAGTGATGTGCGGGGGGGAGTCTTATGATGAATATGATGAAAAATTGGagtaaatattcaaaaccTTCGACGGCGTCAAAGTCtgaccatcaccatcaccctACCAGCAGTGGAACTTCAATTGTAAAAGGTGagttaaaatttgttaaaaaaactttaaaacgtATTTTTACGAAAAATTGATATTATTATAAGACatctaattgtttttttttcttatttgcccAGTTATAATACTTTGGACAAGTTACTTTAGTAACTTGTTCTATTCGTTCTTGTTTCTATTATTACTTTATTTAATATTAagaaattattatattttccttATATGACTTTAAGAGACTTAAATCTATGTTCCTTTGCTTTGCCTCAGTCCTGGTGAGATTTGATggcaattcaatttcaataattccTTAAAGTCTTGCTCCCAACGCTTTACAAAGCACAAGTCGTCTGCAAAAGTGTATGTTATGACCCGCATCCGGTACTTTGATCCTCTACATGTAATTCTTCTTTGGAATTTAATCATCTAATATTAGCTCGCAGTCAAGCAAATGAGTTTATGAGTGCCCTTTGTTAACATATTGGTCATCCGGAAATTGGCTACGtatcacaacaaaacacaaaactataAGACTAAAAGACCCAAGTCTGGAAGTCTGGACACATGAAATCAATAATTGTACGCTTGAAACGTGACTTGATAGTTTGCAGTTAAAGCGTTAATTAATAGATAAATAGATAAGTAACCCTATTGACGAAATGTGCCTTAATAGCTCTATTAAGGCTGTTTTGTCCCATGGCGTAGTCATGGTCTTCAACTCTTTTTGTAGAAATCCCATAATGTTTGcataaaatgaaaagttcTTATTTGTCTTTGGCTCTACAACCTCTAAAAGTAACCACTTCTTATCCGTAAGTTGGATAGTTTGTCCTGTGTACAGGCAGTTGATCCGAACGGGATTTAAGACTCAGtgctgccgtatgaagactggcgccTTGCCTAGCGAATTCTGAAATAAATAGCATTGGCGGTTGATCATCAAACGATGATCAACAAACgggttttgctttattttagaCTAGACGATCTTTCTCATACACAATTGAGAGTGTCAATGAGTCATTATCAATAGCTCAGATATAAGGTCTGATTGCGAAATTCAAACGTCTTCTTGTCATTTTGATgttatgactttccgtttggctaaatCAGACCTTTGAAATTCGATGACAGATCTTTGTCAAACGGAAAGCCAAAAATTTGCAATGCTTGAGCCAAACAGAAACGCGCGTTAGACCAAAAGTTTTACGCCAGTCaagtgcaacggaaagtatagtttgcatccataaaaataagttttaagTGTAAATCGatggaaaaatgtaaatatttcacGTGGATATGTCATGTCAAAAGTCAAAAGAATCTTTGCGTTCggctttgacaatcaggcTTATAGACTGTGCTACGTACGACAGTGACTTTTTTATATAACAATATCCATCTTATGCAGGTCCTTCTCCAACTGTTGAATAAAGTCTTTGGATAAGCTAAAGTCTTTAAATTTGTATAATCTTAAAAGGGCACCAAGCCCTCAGTTTTTTACTCGTCAGATTATGGTTCCTTATGGTCCTCAAATAGACTTGACCTGTTATCAGATAGTCTGAACAGCTCCAATTTCTTTGCTCTATGGCAGTTACGAATTTTCTAAATGGCTGCACTTGAGCGACTCGCTCAAAACCCAAAGGATAATTTTGTGTGATCGCACGAATATAAGGTCACGCCGTGACGAATTCTTTAACACGTTGACTGCCAAGCGGATTTTAGCGAAATTCTTCTTGAGGCCACACGAACGACCCACGTCTCACGCGTATGTGTTGGTGCTCAGCACATCGCAAATTTCcatcattttctttcatttgcgATGCATAATTTTGCGATTTTGCGATGCCTCACACATTTGTGGCTGGTCCGGACAACGAGCACATtatgttgtctttttttatgttatagTGAACCTTCGCATAGTCCATTGTATTTCTTCGTAAGGAATAACATCGTTTAATATATAATATTTTCGACATCATGCCACTGGTCTTCAGCACCGAATCCGAATTCCGAATTCCGAATCCGAATCTGACGATATCACATTGCCAAGCGCTCTTCTTTTTTGCGGTATGATGTCTTCCTCACTAGAATCTGTGGTTTTGTCGATGTCTTGGGTAGCTAGGGAAACATCTACGTTGCTACTCTCTACAACacaaataaatgatttttccatGTATGTTGGTGATCGGTAAAGCTTTCAGACAATTCTATTTTTGTTCGGCCCCTTCGCCAGTcctcacacggcaggaccgaggatcATATCCCAGCCGGGGATCCGACTATCCCGAGGATCATATATGAAGACTAACTACATGATTATAACCAAGCCTAGTAAGACATTCgattaagtcaagaagacgaagaagaagagaaagaagaagcataaaaagaAGATATCATCTAATTCATGCAATATCCAGTTTATAATTCCTGCtcagaaattaatttcgttaACTAAATAGACTTAGCAAACTCTTGCCCAAAAGAATGTGTAAATGCAATCAATAGCGAAATACTGTACCATTCTCCGCCCTTTGAAACAACTACAAATGTAAATCTCTCCCCTTTTTCCCCAACTTCGTTGCAAGCTTTAAATCATCCACCATTTGTCAGTGAGTGTAGTGTCACACCATTAATTAAGTACTAATTACGCCTAGTGCGTCTACTTCCCAGCGTAATCAGCGAATCGAAACGACTAATCGGTTGAAGGACCTCGGCCCAGCTCACTTTTTTCCCAGTGGCTTAACCCCATCGCCCATCGGAATGAtaatgtgtgggtgtgtgtatgcttgcATGGATCATTTAAATCAACCCAAAATTGATCTGCTGCGAGCTTTCGAGATGAGTTGTGTACTCCCCGCTGTCAGCTTCAAAGGGAAGATGCTG
This genomic window from Anopheles maculipalpis chromosome 2RL, idAnoMacuDA_375_x, whole genome shotgun sequence contains:
- the LOC126556238 gene encoding uncharacterized protein LOC126556238, with the translated sequence MSPRTESCTMCGTQETTKWHILGQKSLCDDCHDVQINPPYEPPNEGSPERLTTEIKPEQEHQEQTHDEYMAIANDTLPCTPKKMEAKKPHSGDENVDVELGADEQDEMHENLQALSMFSPRRLRHRVCPVREPVRRGSKKNGSRACQGSRSKSRRTFMKKVPIKSPQEIASTKTVSKVQDDNTWYQLGDIVSIVDTQDNTYYAQIRGLLVDAYNEKSAVITWLLPTTASPPPNEAFDPATYLAGPDEDLPRRLTYMNFVMHAPSNYYSDRNNPYPRPERFGPSNTTQSDNRNYVWASISRNR
- the LOC126556245 gene encoding checkpoint protein HUS1, which produces MKFRAVMNDSINIKEFLNVIGTFSRMQKNIIINVQPSKLILQIESEAYDGQHLWCEIDASLRDGFFSEYLMDGIDSEYNQIYMTCLAASFLRALSYVRNNPVDYIKLKLIKTHMPCLAVEMSATISNEQEVLTPKIQHAIPVTVVPRSEWNQYDIPSEVEYDLSIAMPSAKSLRTLLDKKKNLAPTVTLYATLNDELSLVVETEVVTVASHYRNLKCVPARKPPVGHEAQDQLTNMSEASCRVDTKKLAALFETINFYDMIMTANIRHEQALNIRFDMRENAFVNYILPATNFE